Within the Gammaproteobacteria bacterium genome, the region CACGATGCCATCTTCAACCTTGACCGGGAAACAGGCCGTATGACCCTGGTCTGGTGCCACGGCGGTGCCGTCGCTCAATTCAAGTACCCAGTTGTGCAGCGGGCAGGTGACGCGCTTGCCATGCACGATGCCTTGCGACAAAGGGCCGCCCTTGTGCGGGCAGGAATCATTCAACGCAAACACTTCATCCTCCGCAGTGCGAAAGACTGCTATGTCGCCCTGCGTGGTGCGCACCACGCGCGAACCCAGGCGCGGGATATCCTCAAGTGTCCCGATTTCAATCCAGTCAGTCATTATTTCAACCATTTTTCTTGCAGCAATAGCGTTCATAATTGTGTATTTTTATCCCCTCTCCCTAACCCTCTCCCCGCAAGCGGGGCGAGGGGATATGTTTAATGGAATTGGAATTAACCCACCAATTTAAGCGGAACAAATTCATGCCGCTCCACATCATGGCTGGCACGCTCTTCCCACGGGTCAACCTGAGCATACTTCTGTGATTCGACAAAGCGTTCGCGCAGCGCCTTGCGGCCTTCCGCATCTTCCACAATGCGTTGTTTGACATATTCTAACCCAACACGCTCGATCCACGGCGCGGTGCGATCCAGATAATGCGCCTCTTCGCGGTAGAGCTGGATGAAGGCATAGCAATATTCCTCCACCTCGGCGTCGGTGGTAACCTTGCACAGCAGATCAGTTGCGCGCACCTTAACACCGCCGTTGCCGCCAACGTGCAACTCCCAGCCCGACTCCACCGCCACGATACCGAAATCCTTGATGGTGGCCTCGGCGCAGTTGCGCGGGCAGCCTGACACTGCCATTTTAAACTTGTGCGGCATCCACGATCCCCAGGTGCGTTTCTCCAACTCGATACCCATTGCGGTGGAATCCTGCGTGCCGAAGCGGCACCACTCTTTGCCTACGCAGGTTTTAACGGTGCGCAATCCCTTCGCATAGGCGTGTCCCGACACCATTCCGCCTTTGTTCAAATCGCGCCACACGC harbors:
- the nirD gene encoding nitrite reductase small subunit NirD; this translates as MTDWIEIGTLEDIPRLGSRVVRTTQGDIAVFRTAEDEVFALNDSCPHKGGPLSQGIVHGKRVTCPLHNWVLELSDGTAVAPDQGHTACFPVKVEDGIVRLSLQRQHT